The genome window GGCTGCGGGAGTGAAGCGAGTCGTCCGTTTTTCGTTCGACCCGCGGCTCACAAGGCAGCCAATATCTTCTCCAGCCGATGCCGATACGTATGTTCGGCAAGCGCTCGCTTTGCACCCGCTTCGCGAATGGGCTCTACTTCCGCTGGAAACCGCTTCGCCTTGTCGATGTGTGCCAAGAGCTCTTCGTACGTGCCGAAATCCATCACTTCACGACCAGGCTCGAAACATTGCGAAAGCGTCGGCCGACGCTCGACGATTTGCAGCCCTCCCGCTCCTGCAATCTCGAATGCGCGGCAATTGATCGAATTTCCTTCGGCAAGGGCAAAAGAATTGAGACACGCCATTCCCTCGCCGAATATACGACTTTTCTCGGTGCGCGTAATGTATTTACCTGAAAAACGAGCGCGCACTTCGGGCGCCGCCCAATGCGGGAGCGGTGAACCGTAGAGCGCAAGATCGACATTATCGCGTGCAAGGCGCACGAGGAGCGCTTGGCGAAAGCCATAATAATTGCCTGCAATGATCACGGAATCGTTCTTGCGCGTTGCGACGGGGCGATGCCACTTTGGATTCATCGCTTCGTGCATGAGGTGCGCGTTTTGCCCGACGAGACGAAGCTTTTGTGCAGCGTCGGGATCTTTGACGTACACCGTGTCCCAATGAGGATTCACAAGGCCCCAGCGCTGACTGTTGGCAGGACAATCGCCCCACCACAGGATCCTGCGACCGCGCAGGGTTTTTCCGAGCTCTGCCAGGATTTGTGGATGCACGTCCCACGTGAGCGCCAGCAATACGTCGGGGCGCGTTTGGCGCACGAGATCGAGCAATTTTCGATCGGCCGGCAGCGGCGCATCACCAAAAATTCGCTCCTTCAGCGCCCGCACGAGCCGATTCGGCAGCGACCAATACTCGGCATGCCGGACTTCTTCATTGCCAATCACTTCGTGGCCCATTTCCGTGAGCGCCGAAGCGACGTTGTCGACGAAACTGTCTTCGTATCGAGGTCCGAGAACGAGAAATCGCATGGCTATTTGGTATCCAAAATGGTGGCCCGACGCAATTCGGGAATGCTGCGAATGTGGTCGAAAACGAGGATGGCGACTCCAATCGTGACCGTTCGATATATCAGCGCGACCAAAACACTACCCGCTTCGGCCATGTGCGTAATCGTGAACGTTACGCCGAAATACAAAAGCAAGCGCAAAGGGTCCCTTTCGGCGAACGGAGTTGCGAGTTTCCAAAGTTTGCCGCACATGATGCCGAGTATGGTCATGCCAATGACGACGCCATACCAGCCGAAATTCCAATAAAGCTCGCCAGGCGCGGTTTGCCCAAGCGACGTCGTGGCCTTGGCCTCCGTGCGAGCTTGACCAAGGTACACCGTAAACCACGCTCCGCGCGTGATGGTCGGTTTGTCCGGCCAAATGAACCGCGGAATGAATGCATATACAAGATAATCCATTCCTTCGCCATACATGAGCCCAGTTTTCTGAACTTCTCCGTAAATACACGCCATCGCCGTGGCATCGAACGAACGTTCCAAGTACCTCGAGATCTGTTTTTCCGTTCCGACCTCCTTTTCATAATCACCCGCCGTGTACACCTGAACGATGCGATCGAATTGCGAGGCGTTCGCATCGAACCTTTTCATGCGCGACGCCATGACGACCGGCGCGATGATGCCAATGTAAAACGCAAACATGCCGGCCGCGAGAAGCGGGATGAACTTTCGGAGCCATGCGTCACGCAAAAATAACCACAATGCGGGCAAAAAGCTGAACATCAAGTATGCCTTGGAACCCGAATTCAAATTCGTCACGAATTCGACGAGCGTGCCGACGTAAAAAATAGTCCAGAAAAGCAGGCCCCTCTTTCGTGCGTCATGACTGAGGAAATACGCCGCGAGCGCCGCCGTCGACGCGAAATGCATGACCCCGGCAATCGCACCGAACGACGCGACGAACTTCGCCGCAACTCGAGTGCCCATTCCGGCCGTCCACAGGATGAACAATGCAACGGAGGGCGGGCTTCCCACTGCAACCGGCATGGTCGCCGTCGCAGCAAATGGACGCGTCAATTGCAGACCCGCATGCAATGCGACGTTTCCGAGCACCATCATGATGTAGCCCATCGCGACGTCGTCCGGCTGCAACATTTTCACGGAAAATGGCATCGGCTCGCCATCGACGATCTTGTTCGCAAAATGAATGGCGCTCGGCCCCACCGGCGGGAGAAACCACACGAAAAGCGCGCTCAATGGACTCACGAAAAGCGGTGCCCTGCGTAATTCGATAACCGCCAGCACCGCATAGACCACGATCCCTATCGCGCCCGACACGTAGAGTGTAACGGCAGGATGCTCGCTGATGAGCCACACGAGCGTGACCACCAAGAGGAACATGGTGTGCAGCGCGAGCGGCGCGTAACGCTGATATCTTTCCGCGACGACCGGTGGCCACGCCTTGGCCGTACTCGCTGCACGGGCACCAGCACGACGCCCAATGGGGTCATCGTACAGCGGTGTGTCGGACAAGGAGCCCTGCATCGTACGATCCGATTGTGACACACTGTTGCGCAAGAGGACAAGGAAACCGAAAGGTCACCCCGCCGGACGGAGGTCTGGCGCGAATGCCGAAAGCGCATTCCAGAGCCTTCCGCCGAAATGTTCCTCGGTAAAGTGCTGAAGTAAGCGCTGGCGGCCGAGCTTGCCCAATCGTCGACGTTTGTCCACGTCATCGAGCAATTCGACGACGACCCGTGCAAGTCCGGGGCGATCCCCATAACGCACGAGCAGCCCCGTCTCGCCACCGATCACCACTTCGCACGCCGCATCGTTCGTCGAAGCAATACACGGTTTTTCCTCCGCCATGGCCTCGAGGTACACCAGGCCAAATCCCTCCCCA of Polyangiaceae bacterium contains these proteins:
- a CDS encoding glycosyltransferase produces the protein MRFLVLGPRYEDSFVDNVASALTEMGHEVIGNEEVRHAEYWSLPNRLVRALKERIFGDAPLPADRKLLDLVRQTRPDVLLALTWDVHPQILAELGKTLRGRRILWWGDCPANSQRWGLVNPHWDTVYVKDPDAAQKLRLVGQNAHLMHEAMNPKWHRPVATRKNDSVIIAGNYYGFRQALLVRLARDNVDLALYGSPLPHWAAPEVRARFSGKYITRTEKSRIFGEGMACLNSFALAEGNSINCRAFEIAGAGGLQIVERRPTLSQCFEPGREVMDFGTYEELLAHIDKAKRFPAEVEPIREAGAKRALAEHTYRHRLEKILAAL
- a CDS encoding oligosaccharide repeat unit polymerase, whose amino-acid sequence is MSDTPLYDDPIGRRAGARAASTAKAWPPVVAERYQRYAPLALHTMFLLVVTLVWLISEHPAVTLYVSGAIGIVVYAVLAVIELRRAPLFVSPLSALFVWFLPPVGPSAIHFANKIVDGEPMPFSVKMLQPDDVAMGYIMMVLGNVALHAGLQLTRPFAATATMPVAVGSPPSVALFILWTAGMGTRVAAKFVASFGAIAGVMHFASTAALAAYFLSHDARKRGLLFWTIFYVGTLVEFVTNLNSGSKAYLMFSFLPALWLFLRDAWLRKFIPLLAAGMFAFYIGIIAPVVMASRMKRFDANASQFDRIVQVYTAGDYEKEVGTEKQISRYLERSFDATAMACIYGEVQKTGLMYGEGMDYLVYAFIPRFIWPDKPTITRGAWFTVYLGQARTEAKATTSLGQTAPGELYWNFGWYGVVIGMTILGIMCGKLWKLATPFAERDPLRLLLYFGVTFTITHMAEAGSVLVALIYRTVTIGVAILVFDHIRSIPELRRATILDTK